The Desmonostoc muscorum LEGE 12446 genome includes a region encoding these proteins:
- a CDS encoding TM2 domain-containing protein: MNPENNQHKDRLLVSYILCGVGFFGLGGLHRLYNGKIGTGLLWLCTFGLFYIGQAVDLLLIPGMVDEYESNLRLKAGVSPFGVPLNQPAAIASQVHRPTGNQLMIKLIEVAESKGGTLTVTQGVKGTGASFAEVENTLKEMYKSGYVKIDNDPITGAVVYHFHEL; this comes from the coding sequence ATGAATCCTGAAAATAATCAGCATAAAGACCGACTTCTTGTCTCTTACATCTTGTGTGGAGTCGGATTTTTTGGCTTGGGGGGGCTACACCGCTTATACAATGGCAAGATCGGGACGGGATTGTTATGGCTGTGTACTTTTGGTTTGTTTTATATCGGACAGGCCGTGGATTTGCTTCTTATCCCCGGTATGGTTGACGAATACGAAAGCAACCTGAGACTAAAAGCAGGTGTATCCCCGTTTGGTGTACCTTTAAATCAACCTGCGGCGATCGCCTCTCAAGTTCACCGCCCAACCGGTAATCAACTGATGATTAAACTCATTGAAGTGGCGGAAAGCAAGGGTGGTACTCTCACCGTGACTCAAGGGGTGAAAGGCACGGGAGCTAGCTTTGCTGAAGTAGAAAATACTCTTAAAGAGATGTATAAATCGGGGTATGTAAAAATTGATAACGACCCCATTACTGGAGCCGTTGTCTATCATTTCCATGAACTTTAA